Proteins encoded by one window of Kribbella flavida DSM 17836:
- a CDS encoding FGGY family carbohydrate kinase — translation MPRTDDRSGTRVLALDLGTSSARALVLLAEDASPVPGALARHKIAPTYSTTGSATIDLHAYVEGLLSCLDELQQNGHLEDIAAIVLSSQWHSIVGLDARGAALTPVITWADTRSVQPQLDPAFDERAFHARTGSWLHRLYWPRRIPWLLSEVPAVSFAGLPDLVLERLTGERVTSVSIASGTGSLDLATGEYDAEALAIAGITADRLPVIVPTGWTGVLSASYARRWPGLAGVPVHPPTGDGAASNVGTGGYDESTAAVTVGTSAAVRVVHPIDQAPELPWELWRYRVDDKRAVTGMAFSAAGNLHAWLTTVLQLDEHHQEPTGIEIGSSRVIAIPFQAGTRPPETVPGGSGVYFGLSFDDTAADLLAASLQGASLEIDRGLRMLDALFGRELQVVLGGGGIDASAWWRRCLTATFARPAVVCAEAEVGARGAAAVALGLSPAPGGEHLDPSPEEAERVAALRPRYSVLRTLAVQAAPELKVPTGS, via the coding sequence ATGCCGAGGACTGACGACCGCTCCGGCACCCGCGTCCTCGCGCTCGACCTGGGCACGTCCTCGGCGCGAGCGCTGGTGCTGCTCGCCGAGGACGCCTCGCCGGTGCCGGGCGCGCTGGCCCGGCACAAGATCGCGCCGACGTACAGCACGACCGGCTCGGCGACGATCGACCTGCACGCCTACGTCGAGGGTCTGCTCAGCTGCCTGGACGAGCTGCAGCAGAACGGGCACCTCGAGGACATCGCCGCGATCGTGCTGTCGTCGCAGTGGCACTCGATCGTCGGGCTGGACGCCCGGGGCGCCGCGCTCACCCCGGTGATCACCTGGGCGGACACCCGCTCGGTCCAGCCGCAGCTGGATCCGGCCTTCGACGAGCGCGCGTTCCACGCCCGGACGGGGTCCTGGCTGCACCGGCTCTACTGGCCGCGAAGGATTCCGTGGCTGCTGTCCGAGGTCCCGGCGGTGTCGTTCGCCGGACTGCCCGACCTGGTGCTGGAGCGGTTGACCGGCGAGCGGGTCACCTCGGTGTCGATCGCGTCCGGGACCGGGTCGCTCGACCTGGCCACCGGCGAGTACGACGCCGAGGCGCTGGCGATCGCCGGGATCACCGCCGACCGGTTGCCGGTGATCGTGCCGACCGGCTGGACCGGCGTCCTGTCGGCGAGCTACGCGCGGAGGTGGCCGGGGCTGGCCGGCGTACCGGTGCATCCGCCGACCGGCGACGGCGCCGCGTCGAACGTCGGCACCGGCGGGTACGACGAGTCGACGGCCGCGGTCACCGTCGGTACGTCGGCGGCGGTGCGGGTGGTGCACCCGATCGACCAGGCCCCGGAGCTGCCGTGGGAGCTGTGGCGGTACCGCGTCGACGACAAGCGGGCGGTCACCGGGATGGCCTTCTCGGCCGCGGGCAACCTGCACGCGTGGCTGACCACCGTGCTCCAGCTCGACGAGCACCACCAGGAGCCGACCGGCATCGAGATCGGCTCGTCGCGGGTGATCGCCATTCCCTTCCAGGCCGGCACCCGGCCACCGGAGACCGTGCCCGGCGGGTCCGGCGTGTACTTCGGCCTGTCCTTCGACGACACCGCCGCCGACCTGCTCGCGGCGTCGCTGCAGGGCGCGTCGCTGGAGATCGACCGCGGCCTGCGGATGCTCGACGCGCTCTTCGGCCGGGAGCTGCAGGTCGTGCTCGGCGGCGGCGGTATCGACGCCTCCGCGTGGTGGCGCCGCTGTCTGACCGCGACCTTCGCCCGCCCGGCCGTGGTCTGCGCCGAGGCCGAGGTCGGTGCGCGCGGCGCCGCGGCCGTCGCTCTCGGCCTGTCCCCCGCCCCCGGCGGCGAGCACCTCGACCCGTCGCCCGAGGAGGCCGAGCGAGTCGCCGCCCTCCGCCCGCGCTACAGCGTGCTGCGCACGCTCGCCGTCCAGGCCGCCCCGGAACTCAAGGTCCCCACCGGATCGTGA
- a CDS encoding alpha,alpha-trehalose-phosphate synthase (UDP-forming): MPSGRSSFVVVANRLPVDRVEMPDGTTAWRRSPGGLVTALAPVMQRHHGAWIGWTGGKDEKVDPFDEGGMHLVPVTLSAEDVELYYEGFSNATLWPLYHDVIVPPEFHREWWEAYVAVNRRFAEAAADAADDNAVVWVHDYQLQLVPAMLRRLRPDVRIGFFLHIPFPPTELFAQMPWRRQILDGLMGADLVGFQRPGAASNFARLARNRMGLRTRGDRIHLPDDRIVRAKAFPISIDVGELEQIARQPETEARAREMRAEVGNPAHILLGVDRLDYTKGIRQRLRAFGELLDEGRVSVDDAVFIQVATPSRERVEQYRVLRDEIELLVGRINGEHGRIGTPAINYLHTSYSRTEMAALFRAADVAVVTPLRDGMNLVAKEYVACRYDDTGALVLSEFAGAADEFRQAFLVNPHDINGMKDIVVDAMNTDDRQLGRRMKAMRKHLAAHDVNVWAASFLKALHAED; encoded by the coding sequence ATGCCGAGCGGACGCAGTTCCTTCGTGGTGGTGGCCAACCGGCTGCCGGTCGACCGGGTCGAGATGCCGGACGGCACGACAGCCTGGCGCCGGAGCCCCGGAGGCCTGGTCACCGCACTGGCCCCGGTGATGCAGCGGCACCACGGCGCCTGGATCGGCTGGACCGGCGGCAAGGACGAGAAGGTCGACCCGTTCGACGAGGGCGGCATGCACCTGGTCCCGGTGACGCTGTCGGCCGAGGACGTCGAGCTGTACTACGAGGGCTTCAGCAACGCCACCCTGTGGCCGCTGTACCACGACGTGATCGTGCCGCCGGAGTTCCACCGGGAATGGTGGGAGGCCTACGTCGCGGTGAACCGGCGGTTCGCCGAGGCGGCCGCGGACGCCGCCGACGACAACGCCGTGGTCTGGGTGCACGACTACCAGCTCCAGCTGGTCCCCGCGATGCTGCGCCGGCTGCGGCCCGACGTACGGATCGGCTTCTTCCTGCACATCCCGTTCCCGCCCACCGAGCTGTTCGCCCAGATGCCCTGGCGGCGGCAGATCCTGGACGGCCTGATGGGCGCCGACCTGGTCGGCTTCCAGCGGCCCGGCGCGGCCTCGAACTTCGCCCGGCTGGCCCGCAACCGGATGGGCCTGCGCACCCGCGGCGACCGGATCCACCTGCCCGACGACCGGATCGTGCGGGCCAAGGCGTTCCCGATCTCGATCGACGTCGGCGAGCTGGAGCAGATCGCCCGTCAGCCGGAGACCGAGGCCCGGGCCCGGGAGATGCGCGCGGAGGTCGGCAACCCGGCGCACATCCTGCTCGGCGTGGACCGGCTGGACTACACCAAGGGCATCCGGCAGCGGCTGCGCGCGTTCGGCGAGCTGCTGGACGAGGGCCGGGTCTCGGTCGACGACGCCGTGTTCATCCAGGTCGCCACGCCGTCGCGCGAACGGGTCGAGCAGTACCGGGTGCTGCGCGACGAGATCGAGCTGCTGGTCGGCCGGATCAACGGTGAGCACGGCCGGATCGGCACCCCGGCGATCAACTACCTGCACACCTCGTACTCGCGGACCGAGATGGCGGCGCTGTTCCGGGCCGCGGACGTGGCCGTGGTGACGCCGCTGCGCGACGGCATGAACCTGGTCGCCAAGGAGTACGTCGCCTGCCGGTACGACGACACCGGCGCGCTGGTGCTGAGCGAGTTCGCCGGCGCGGCCGACGAGTTCCGGCAGGCGTTCCTGGTGAACCCGCACGACATCAACGGCATGAAGGACATCGTCGTCGACGCGATGAACACCGACGACCGCCAGCTCGGCCGCCGGATGAAGGCGATGCGCAAGCACCTGGCCGCGCACGACGTGAACGTGTGGGCGGCGTCGTTCCTCAAGGCACTGCATGCCGAGGACTGA
- a CDS encoding Gfo/Idh/MocA family protein, with protein MGIDQVRWGVVATGNISTSFTKDLGLLDDAVVTAVASRSLDSANAFGDTFGIEHRYDDHRRLIDSGQVDVLYIGTPHPQHYATARAALQAGIAVLCEKPVTLTARQARDLVGVARENNTLFAEAMWMRTNPVVQAMFADLEKGVIGEPMEALADFGFHKPQLPARLLDPALGGGALMDGGIYPMTFVHMALGRPDEVKAVGSLSPDGVDLNVAMAWRYDSGAVAALTCGLRSQNPWTASVSGPEGSLLLPHRFHHPEYYVRSTASGQERVDVATHGRGYHYEAAEVMRALRAGQIECPALPHAATIEILELLDETRGQIGVSYPGDDEYLGG; from the coding sequence GTGGGTATAGACCAGGTCCGCTGGGGCGTAGTTGCTACCGGCAACATCTCGACGTCGTTCACCAAGGACCTCGGGCTGCTCGACGACGCCGTGGTGACCGCGGTCGCGTCCCGGTCGCTGGACAGCGCGAACGCGTTCGGCGACACGTTCGGCATCGAGCACCGCTACGACGACCACCGCCGGCTGATCGACTCCGGCCAGGTCGACGTGCTCTACATCGGTACGCCGCACCCGCAGCACTACGCGACCGCCCGGGCCGCGCTGCAGGCCGGTATCGCGGTGCTCTGCGAGAAGCCGGTCACGCTCACCGCGCGGCAGGCCCGCGACCTGGTCGGCGTCGCCCGGGAGAACAACACGCTGTTCGCCGAGGCGATGTGGATGCGCACCAACCCGGTCGTGCAGGCGATGTTCGCCGACCTGGAGAAGGGCGTGATCGGCGAGCCGATGGAGGCGCTGGCCGACTTCGGCTTCCACAAGCCCCAGCTACCGGCCCGGCTGCTCGACCCGGCACTCGGCGGCGGCGCGCTGATGGACGGCGGCATCTACCCGATGACGTTCGTGCACATGGCGCTCGGCCGGCCCGACGAGGTCAAGGCGGTCGGCTCGCTGAGCCCCGACGGCGTCGACCTGAACGTCGCGATGGCCTGGCGGTACGACTCCGGCGCGGTGGCCGCGCTCACCTGCGGCCTGCGCTCGCAGAACCCGTGGACCGCCTCGGTCAGCGGCCCCGAGGGCAGCTTGCTGCTCCCGCACCGGTTCCACCACCCGGAGTACTACGTCCGCAGCACCGCGTCAGGACAGGAGCGGGTGGACGTCGCGACGCATGGACGTGGGTACCACTACGAAGCAGCCGAGGTGATGCGCGCCCTGCGCGCCGGGCAGATCGAGTGCCCGGCCCTGCCGCACGCCGCGACGATCGAGATCCTCGAACTGCTCGACGAGACACGTGGACAGATCGGGGTCAGCTACCCCGGCGACGACGAATACCTGGGTGGATAA
- a CDS encoding amidase: MSSTRQGLGDVSPGPRPALVSVEELQARIQEVDPLVRAVCTPNPAAASDAARLDTERADGRVRGPLHGVPVLVKDNIDTADLPTTAGSLALADQPPPPDDAPLVRRLRAAGCVILGKTNLSEWANFRGYTSTSGWSAYGGLTRNPYALNRSAGGSSSGSGAAVAAGLADFAIGTETNGSIVCPAALNGVVGLKPTVGLVPQQGIIPISHSQDTAGPMTRTVAQSAALLTVLTGGGTDYLEHCRGEDLSDVRIGVPRGSLWGYSTGLDQATERALELLSRCGATLVDHLSLPTPADDDQLQVPLHELKVGLAAYLATRKEGAPRTLEDLIAFNREHADEELTWFGQELFERAEATEGLDSPVYVAARLSALRSGRDGIDDLLRDNQLDALVAPAYSPAWTIDLVNGDHVLGSSSSHAALAGYPLISVPSGMVAGLPVGVVFSGTGGSDATLIRLAHALETARIAADGPFPTPEFRQWV; the protein is encoded by the coding sequence GTGAGCTCAACTCGGCAGGGCCTCGGCGACGTGTCGCCGGGCCCGCGACCCGCCCTCGTCTCGGTCGAAGAGCTGCAGGCCAGGATCCAGGAGGTCGATCCTCTGGTCCGGGCCGTCTGCACGCCCAACCCGGCCGCGGCCAGCGATGCCGCGCGCCTGGACACCGAGCGGGCCGACGGGCGCGTCCGGGGTCCGCTGCACGGCGTCCCGGTGCTGGTCAAGGACAACATCGACACCGCCGACCTGCCGACCACCGCGGGCTCGCTGGCGCTGGCCGACCAGCCGCCGCCCCCGGACGACGCCCCGCTGGTCCGCCGGCTGCGCGCGGCGGGCTGCGTGATCCTGGGCAAGACGAACCTGAGCGAGTGGGCCAACTTCCGCGGCTACACCTCGACGTCCGGCTGGAGCGCGTACGGCGGCCTGACCCGCAACCCGTACGCCCTGAACCGGTCCGCGGGCGGCTCGTCCAGCGGGTCCGGCGCGGCGGTCGCGGCCGGTCTGGCCGACTTCGCGATCGGCACCGAGACCAACGGCTCGATCGTCTGCCCGGCCGCCCTCAACGGCGTGGTCGGGCTGAAGCCCACCGTCGGGCTGGTTCCGCAGCAGGGCATCATCCCGATCTCGCACTCGCAGGACACGGCCGGCCCGATGACCCGCACGGTCGCCCAGTCCGCGGCGCTGCTGACCGTGCTGACCGGCGGCGGTACCGACTACCTGGAGCACTGCCGCGGCGAGGACCTCAGCGACGTCCGGATCGGCGTACCGCGGGGGTCGCTGTGGGGCTACTCGACCGGGCTGGACCAGGCCACCGAGCGTGCGTTGGAGCTGCTCAGCCGGTGCGGGGCGACGCTGGTCGATCACCTGTCACTGCCGACGCCGGCCGACGACGACCAGCTGCAGGTGCCGCTGCACGAGTTGAAGGTCGGTCTCGCGGCGTACCTGGCGACTCGCAAGGAGGGTGCTCCGCGCACTCTCGAGGACCTGATCGCGTTCAACCGCGAGCACGCCGACGAGGAGCTGACCTGGTTCGGGCAGGAGCTGTTCGAGCGGGCCGAGGCGACCGAAGGCCTGGACTCGCCGGTCTACGTCGCGGCCCGGCTGTCTGCCTTGCGGTCCGGCCGTGACGGCATCGACGACCTGCTGCGCGACAACCAGCTCGACGCCCTGGTCGCGCCCGCGTACTCACCGGCCTGGACGATCGACCTGGTCAACGGCGACCACGTGCTCGGCAGTTCGTCCTCGCACGCCGCGCTGGCGGGCTACCCGCTGATCTCGGTGCCGTCCGGGATGGTGGCCGGACTGCCGGTGGGCGTTGTCTTCAGCGGCACCGGCGGAAGTGACGCCACCCTCATTCGCTTGGCGCACGCCCTGGAAACCGCGAGAATCGCAGCCGACGGCCCGTTCCCGACCCCGGAGTTCAGACAGTGGGTATAG
- a CDS encoding DUF3263 domain-containing protein, producing the protein MDSANASSSADGADAAQPAVAGLSERDGAILGFERHWWKYAGAKEQAIRDQFQMSATRYYQVLNALIDRPEALAHDPLLVKRLRRLRAARQRARSARRLGIEV; encoded by the coding sequence GTGGACAGCGCGAACGCGAGCTCGTCGGCCGACGGCGCCGACGCGGCGCAGCCGGCCGTTGCCGGGCTCTCGGAGCGGGACGGCGCGATCCTCGGTTTCGAGCGGCACTGGTGGAAGTACGCCGGGGCCAAGGAGCAGGCGATCCGGGACCAGTTCCAGATGTCCGCGACCCGCTACTACCAGGTCCTCAACGCGCTGATCGACCGGCCGGAGGCCCTCGCCCACGACCCGCTGCTGGTCAAGCGGCTGCGCCGCCTGCGCGCCGCCCGTCAGCGGGCCCGCTCGGCCCGCCGCCTGGGCATCGAGGTCTGA
- a CDS encoding LytR C-terminal domain-containing protein, with protein MRKDERGQVLSSLVAVVAVVAVVGGLLVLFGTRGSDSVADDAKPAAQTPSAPATTPAGKPTAAPSTKPTVEPTPSRTPTEPMPTETTPSEPADTPTSTPTDPAGTEPTEQPTSSVSVPPSQRPAVEIYNNTTRKGLAQSVGNRARQAGWSVSGADNWRGKVATSTVYYPAGMQTEAAQLAQDLGVARIKDALDNMKKDRLTVILTADYAG; from the coding sequence ATGCGTAAGGACGAACGGGGGCAGGTCCTCTCGTCCCTGGTGGCCGTGGTCGCCGTGGTTGCCGTCGTCGGTGGCCTGCTGGTGCTGTTCGGGACCCGGGGCAGCGACAGCGTCGCCGACGACGCCAAGCCGGCCGCGCAGACACCGAGCGCCCCGGCCACCACCCCCGCCGGCAAGCCGACCGCCGCGCCCAGCACGAAGCCGACCGTCGAGCCGACACCGAGCCGGACGCCGACCGAGCCGATGCCGACCGAGACCACCCCGAGCGAGCCGGCGGACACCCCGACCAGCACGCCGACGGATCCGGCCGGCACCGAGCCGACCGAGCAGCCGACGTCCAGCGTCAGCGTGCCGCCTTCGCAGCGGCCGGCGGTCGAGATCTACAACAACACCACCCGCAAGGGCCTCGCGCAGTCCGTCGGCAATCGCGCCCGCCAGGCCGGCTGGAGCGTGTCCGGCGCCGACAACTGGCGCGGCAAGGTGGCCACCAGCACCGTGTACTACCCGGCCGGAATGCAGACCGAGGCGGCCCAGCTGGCCCAGGACCTCGGCGTGGCCCGGATCAAGGACGCGCTGGACAACATGAAGAAGGACCGGCTCACCGTCATCCTGACCGCGGACTACGCGGGATGA
- the otsB gene encoding trehalose-phosphatase, whose product MSTPVLVTEAGRQGWEAIVADPAGAVIASDFDGALSPLVEDPAMSRAADGALDALARLARSVSQVAIVTGRPALVATELSGVTGHPGLGSLVVLGHYGLERWEAATGSVTSDPVPSGVGVAREQLPAVLQAAGVPDAFVEDKESSLAVHTRRLADPSGALETLRAPLTELAESLELRLEPGNLVLELRPPGIDKGVALRRLVESTGARSVLYAGDDLGDLAAFRALDALRADGLYAVLVAARSSGATELIEAGDIVVDDPAGVVTVLTALADAIAARTR is encoded by the coding sequence ATGAGCACCCCGGTACTGGTGACCGAGGCTGGCCGGCAGGGCTGGGAAGCCATCGTCGCCGATCCGGCCGGGGCGGTGATCGCCTCCGACTTCGACGGTGCTCTCTCCCCGCTGGTCGAGGACCCGGCGATGTCCCGCGCGGCCGACGGAGCCCTGGACGCGCTGGCCAGGCTGGCCCGCAGCGTGAGTCAGGTAGCGATCGTGACCGGCCGCCCGGCGCTGGTCGCCACGGAGCTGTCCGGCGTGACAGGTCACCCCGGGCTCGGAAGCCTCGTCGTCCTCGGGCACTACGGGCTGGAGCGCTGGGAGGCGGCGACGGGCTCGGTCACGAGTGACCCGGTGCCCAGTGGAGTCGGTGTCGCCCGGGAGCAGTTGCCGGCGGTGCTGCAGGCAGCCGGCGTGCCGGATGCGTTCGTGGAGGACAAGGAGAGCTCGCTGGCGGTTCACACCCGCCGACTGGCTGATCCGTCCGGCGCGCTGGAGACTCTGCGTGCGCCGCTGACCGAGCTGGCCGAGTCACTGGAGCTGCGCCTCGAGCCGGGCAACCTGGTGCTCGAGCTGCGACCGCCCGGCATCGACAAGGGTGTCGCGCTGCGCCGCCTGGTCGAGTCCACCGGAGCCCGCTCGGTCCTGTACGCCGGTGACGACCTCGGCGACCTCGCGGCTTTCCGCGCCCTCGACGCGCTTCGCGCCGACGGCCTGTACGCCGTACTGGTGGCGGCGCGGTCCTCCGGTGCGACCGAGCTGATCGAGGCCGGCGACATCGTGGTGGACGATCCCGCGGGCGTCGTGACCGTGCTGACCGCGCTGGCCGACGCCATCGCGGCCCGGACCCGCTGA
- a CDS encoding DNA-3-methyladenine glycosylase family protein: protein MGAVSSVVRRWRPGRPVDPHMVIGGLRKGPGDPAYVLEPGRRTVWRATRTPDGPVLLRLTPYSAVAEVEAEAWGPGAAWALDGVPELLGEADSWEGFEPRPEHQPLVDAARRFPHFRVPRTRAVFEAMAAAGIEQVVTGKEAFRAWRLLLREYGEPAPGPAAPDGRVLMVPPAPEEWRLIPSWQWLRAGVEGRRSRVVITAATRAKALERTLELTDSAEVERRLRSLPGVGVWTAAEVRQRAHGDADAFSFADYHVSRNVSYALTGEELDDDGTAELIEPYRGHRFRVQRLLELAGPGHPRYGPRKALPTHTPGATHRLR from the coding sequence ATGGGTGCCGTGAGTTCGGTGGTACGACGCTGGCGGCCCGGACGGCCGGTGGATCCCCACATGGTGATCGGCGGCCTGCGCAAGGGGCCGGGCGACCCGGCGTACGTGCTGGAGCCTGGGCGACGGACGGTCTGGCGAGCCACCCGCACTCCCGACGGGCCGGTGCTGCTGCGCCTCACGCCGTACTCCGCGGTGGCTGAGGTGGAGGCCGAGGCGTGGGGGCCGGGTGCTGCCTGGGCCCTGGACGGCGTGCCCGAGCTGCTCGGTGAGGCCGACAGCTGGGAGGGGTTCGAGCCTCGGCCGGAGCATCAGCCGTTGGTCGACGCGGCCCGGCGCTTCCCACACTTCCGGGTGCCGCGGACGCGCGCGGTGTTCGAGGCGATGGCCGCGGCCGGGATCGAGCAGGTTGTCACCGGCAAGGAGGCGTTCCGCGCCTGGCGCCTGCTGCTGCGCGAGTACGGCGAACCGGCGCCCGGCCCGGCTGCTCCCGACGGGCGGGTGCTGATGGTGCCGCCGGCTCCGGAGGAGTGGCGGCTGATCCCGTCCTGGCAGTGGCTGCGGGCCGGGGTGGAGGGGCGCCGGTCCCGGGTGGTGATCACCGCCGCGACGCGGGCGAAGGCGCTGGAGCGCACGCTCGAGCTGACCGACTCGGCCGAGGTCGAGCGCCGGCTGCGCTCCTTGCCCGGTGTCGGGGTGTGGACGGCGGCAGAGGTCCGGCAGCGGGCTCATGGAGACGCCGATGCGTTCTCCTTCGCCGACTACCACGTCTCCCGCAACGTGTCCTACGCGCTGACCGGCGAGGAGCTGGACGACGACGGCACCGCCGAGCTCATCGAGCCGTACCGAGGCCACCGCTTCCGCGTGCAGCGCCTGCTCGAGCTGGCCGGCCCCGGCCACCCGCGGTACGGGCCGCGCAAGGCCCTGCCCACCCACACTCCAGGGGCGACGCACCGCCTGCGGTGA
- a CDS encoding cation:proton antiporter, with protein sequence MQIDGDGLYLVAGLALLLGAVLPRLLKRYAISAPIAFLGAGLLLGFVVDRGQLSPLAEPKLTERLAELTILIALMGVGLAIDRPIGWRRWAVTWRLLFVAMPACVAAVAGLGWLLGLAPGVALLVAAVLAPTDPVLAADVQVQGPTTGEGAEPEEDDEVRFALTSEAGLNDGMAFPLVYLAVFVATKGAVGDWALEWVAWDLVGKTVIGVVVGAVAGRLLGRMAFSAPLPSLRLADSREPVLALAMTLGVYGLAEVLHGYGFLAVFVAALALRSAERGHDFHEELHSFIEQLEHILTWGILLLLGVAITGGLLKPLDLTGVLIGAALILVLRPLTAWLSVQRTEMRRSERWVTAAFGVRGVGSIYYLAYAGTDFADDLPWLWATVGFTVVLSVVLHGVAATPMMRLLERRRENA encoded by the coding sequence ATGCAAATTGACGGGGACGGCCTCTATCTGGTTGCGGGGCTCGCCCTGTTGCTCGGTGCCGTGTTGCCACGGCTGCTCAAGCGCTATGCGATCTCGGCGCCGATCGCCTTCCTCGGGGCCGGGCTGCTGCTCGGTTTCGTCGTCGACCGCGGGCAGTTGAGCCCGCTCGCCGAACCGAAGCTGACCGAGCGCTTGGCCGAGCTCACCATCCTGATCGCGTTGATGGGTGTCGGCCTGGCGATCGACCGGCCGATCGGCTGGCGGCGCTGGGCGGTCACCTGGCGGCTGCTGTTCGTCGCGATGCCCGCCTGCGTCGCGGCGGTCGCCGGACTCGGCTGGCTGCTGGGCCTCGCTCCGGGCGTCGCCCTGCTGGTGGCCGCGGTGCTCGCGCCGACCGACCCCGTGCTGGCCGCCGACGTCCAGGTCCAGGGCCCGACCACCGGCGAGGGCGCCGAGCCGGAGGAGGACGACGAGGTCCGGTTCGCGCTGACGTCCGAGGCCGGCCTGAACGACGGCATGGCCTTCCCCCTGGTCTATCTGGCGGTGTTCGTCGCGACCAAGGGCGCCGTCGGAGACTGGGCCCTGGAGTGGGTGGCCTGGGACCTGGTGGGCAAGACGGTGATCGGCGTGGTCGTCGGCGCGGTGGCGGGCCGGCTGCTCGGGCGGATGGCGTTCTCGGCGCCGCTGCCGAGCCTTCGGCTGGCCGACTCCCGTGAGCCGGTGCTGGCCCTGGCGATGACGCTCGGCGTCTACGGCCTGGCCGAGGTGCTGCACGGCTACGGGTTCCTCGCCGTGTTCGTCGCCGCGCTGGCGCTGCGGTCGGCCGAGCGCGGGCACGACTTCCACGAGGAGCTGCACAGCTTCATCGAGCAGCTCGAGCACATCCTGACCTGGGGCATCCTGCTGCTGCTCGGGGTGGCGATCACCGGCGGCCTGCTCAAACCGCTGGACCTGACCGGCGTCCTGATCGGCGCGGCGCTGATTCTGGTTCTCCGCCCGCTGACCGCCTGGCTGAGCGTGCAGCGGACGGAGATGCGCCGTTCCGAACGCTGGGTGACAGCCGCCTTCGGAGTGCGCGGCGTCGGCTCGATCTACTACCTCGCGTACGCCGGCACGGACTTCGCCGACGACCTGCCCTGGCTGTGGGCGACGGTGGGGTTCACGGTCGTGCTGAGCGTCGTTCTGCACGGCGTCGCGGCGACTCCGATGATGCGGCTGCTCGAACGCCGTCGCGAGAACGCCTGA
- a CDS encoding helix-turn-helix domain-containing protein: MPLVTEGVPREGAPTVSVLAYDGMTAFEAGIVIEVFGLVWPDIDQPWYELKVCTETPDPIRVLGGATLSTPHGLDAFAAADTVVVPSVADPTAPTSAQLIEALRGAHARGARIVSICSGAFALAAAGLLDGRRATTHWRYADLLRERFPAVDVDPEPLYTDEGDVLTSAGCAAGLDLALHLVRKDLGAAVANAVARRLVIQPYRSGGQAQYIEAPMPPDPVDAPVARSLGWALEHLAEPIGVPDLAREAGLSPRTYLRHFVKATGTTPAKWLIAQRIQAALAMLESGDAPVEEIALAAGFATPVTFRHHFAKSLRTSPSAYRRAFREGRTG, translated from the coding sequence ATGCCACTGGTCACGGAAGGTGTCCCGAGGGAGGGTGCCCCCACGGTGTCCGTGCTCGCCTACGACGGCATGACGGCGTTCGAGGCCGGCATCGTGATCGAGGTGTTCGGCCTGGTCTGGCCGGACATCGACCAGCCCTGGTACGAGCTGAAGGTCTGCACCGAGACGCCCGACCCGATCCGGGTGCTGGGCGGCGCGACGCTGAGCACGCCACACGGCCTGGACGCCTTCGCCGCTGCCGACACCGTCGTCGTCCCGAGCGTCGCCGACCCGACGGCGCCGACGTCTGCGCAGCTCATCGAGGCCCTTCGGGGCGCGCACGCCCGCGGCGCCCGGATCGTCTCGATCTGCTCCGGCGCCTTCGCCCTGGCCGCGGCCGGCCTGCTCGACGGCCGCCGCGCGACCACCCACTGGCGGTACGCCGACCTGCTGCGCGAGCGCTTCCCGGCGGTCGACGTCGACCCCGAGCCGCTCTACACCGACGAGGGGGACGTGCTGACCAGCGCGGGCTGCGCGGCCGGGCTGGATCTGGCCCTGCACCTGGTCCGCAAGGATCTCGGCGCCGCGGTCGCGAACGCCGTGGCGCGCCGCCTGGTGATCCAGCCGTACCGCTCCGGCGGCCAGGCGCAGTACATCGAGGCCCCGATGCCGCCCGATCCCGTCGACGCGCCGGTCGCCCGGAGTCTCGGCTGGGCGCTGGAGCACCTGGCCGAGCCGATCGGCGTACCGGACCTGGCGCGGGAGGCCGGGTTGTCGCCGCGGACGTACCTGCGGCACTTCGTGAAGGCCACCGGGACGACCCCGGCGAAGTGGCTGATCGCCCAGCGGATCCAGGCCGCGCTGGCGATGCTGGAGAGCGGAGACGCGCCGGTCGAGGAGATCGCGCTGGCGGCCGGGTTCGCCACCCCGGTGACGTTTCGGCACCACTTCGCCAAAAGCCTGCGGACGTCGCCGTCGGCGTACCGGCGGGCGTTCCGGGAGGGCCGGACGGGATGA